From Quercus lobata isolate SW786 chromosome 1, ValleyOak3.0 Primary Assembly, whole genome shotgun sequence, one genomic window encodes:
- the LOC115955266 gene encoding uncharacterized protein LOC115955266 encodes MTNFSLDVELETINLNDDPNVQRPTSVNATLPPLEKVKLISLLKEYIDVFAWEYHEMLGLDPNLVAHALNVEPRAKPLQQLLTRLPTVCTPIPRKPLKLYLATNNEAIGALIAQDDQEGIVQPVYYISKKLENAETRYPMAERACLALIYATQWLSHYLLAHTVQLLTKSYAIHSLLRCPSLFGRLAQWLLQLFEFEIITFTPIAVRGQAIADLLSNFPVEDSWSITDNVPGELLEIDLMEIVSFEGGAGIILSKNTGEVVAMSFKLDFPCTNNMAEYEAYLMGLAVARETGTKNLRVIGDSNLVVCQAKGDFALNEPSLAPYRAMAQRLDDYFEEFNIEHSLRFDNRFADALATLGSKVSFKGATTYITVVKRPIPVIQMLKEEFFDQPLEQTNWWSSLKEALLSPDKKDHLKVLKDYTLMAGELYKKLPRGVIARCLSLDESTKRLKEVH; translated from the exons ATGACCAATTTTTCACTTGATGTGGAGCTAGAAACCATTAATCTCAATGATGATCCTAATGTCCAGCGACCAACTTCAGTTAATGCAACTTTACCACCGTTGGAAAAAGTTAAACTCATTTCATTATTAAAGGAGTACATTGATGTCTTCGCTTGGGAGTACCATGAGATGCTCGGTTTGGATCCTAACCTAGTAGCACATGCTCTTAATGTAGAACCAAGGGCAAAACCA CTACAACAACTTTTGACCAGATTGCCAACCGTATGTACACCCATACCAAGAAAACCACTCAAGCTGTACTTGGCTACCAACAACGAAGCAATTGGGGCACTCATAGCCCAAGATGATCAAGAAGGGATTGTGCAACCTGTTTACTATATCAGCAAAAAGCTAGAAAATGCTGAAACTCGCTACCCAATGGCTGAAAGGGCTTGTCTTGCCCTAATATATGCTACCCAATGGTTGAGTCACTATTTGTTAGCTCACACGGTACAGCTCTTAACAAAATCTTATGCAATCCACTCACTCTTGAGGTGCCCAAGTCTGTTTGGAAGGTTGGCACAATGGCTTTTGCAATTATTTGAATTTGAGATCATCACATTCACCCCAATAGCCGTAAGGGGTCAAGCTATTGCTGATTTGTTGTCAAATTTTCCTGTAGAAGACAGTTGGAGCATTACTGATAATGTACCTGGCGAGCTACTAGAAATTGATCTGATGGAAATAGTTAGTTTCGAAGGAGGAGCTGGAATAATTCTATCCAAGAACACCGGAGAAGTAGTGGCTATGTCATTCAAGCTTGATTTTCCATGCACCAACAATATGGCTGAATATGAAGCATATCTTATGGGCCTAGCAGTAGCTCGTGAAACAGGTACCAAGAACCTTCGAGTAATCGGAGACTCAAATCTAGTTGTTTGTCAAGCCAAAGGAGATTTTGCACTCAATGAACCATCTTTAGCTCCATATAGAGCTATGGCTCAAAGGTTGGATGACTATTTTGAAGAATTCAACATTGAACACTCTCTAAGGTTCGACAATCGCTTTGCCGATGCTCTAGCTACCTTGGGATCAAAAGTCAGTTTTAAGGGTGCAACCACATATATCACTGTTGTGAAAAGGCCCATTCCAGTCATACAAATGCTGAAAGAAGAATTCTTTGATCAACCACTGGAACAGACAAATTGGTGGTCATCCCTTAAAGAAGCATTATTATCACCCGATAAGAAAGATCATTTGAAAGTACTCAAAGATTACACTTTGATGGCAGGAGAGCTCTACAAAAAGCTTCCTAGAGGAGTTATAGCTAGATGCTTGAGCCTTGATGAGTCCACTAAGCGATTAAAAGAAGTTCATTAA